The Anomaloglossus baeobatrachus isolate aAnoBae1 chromosome 4, aAnoBae1.hap1, whole genome shotgun sequence genome contains the following window.
ttacgttgtcactaaggggcgcgaccacttaaagtgcctagggcagcatgaaggcaaaatacagccctgccggcCACCACTCCATTATAACAGGTCATTGCAGAGCCCGCGTCTGCAGATAAGTCACAGGTTTAACCCACACTGATCTGCAAATTATCACATATCTTGAGAACAGGTAATAtgttgagaataaccctttaaggcaaaaggattgggcatgttacaATTTAACATGCCCATCTCTTCCTAACCTCGACATTTGCCATCAGGGGAGAGTCAGGGCATCATTGTATAGATTAGATGGGTCAGCAGGCACCGCTAACTTTATTCAATACATATGGTCACCTTATGACTGCAAAATGGTCTATAATAGAGATAACATTGGTAACACCTTACTTTGTCATGCTTGTGTTTTTCCTtgtctttgtccttcttttccttttcttttttctccttttctttctccttcacTTTCTCCTTgtccttctttttcttcttctctttcttctcctttttcttgTCTTTCTCTTTAGTTTTCTCTCGATCTTCGGTTACTTTTTCTGGAACCAGTGGAGACGTGGAAGGCATTAAAGATGGCAGCCTAACCGCATTGGGGGTACTTAGAATTGGCAGTGACACGTCTTTAGATGGTAATACAAGAGGCGTTGATTGAGCATTTTTCAGCTTTTCTTCTTTGTTTTTATCTTTTCCTTTCtccttcttttctttctcctttttaCCCTTTTCTTTCTTCTTATctttatgtttttctttttctttcttcccaCTGGTCTCTTTTTGCTTTGATTTTTGTTCAGAGTCATTCAAGTCCTTTGACTTAAGCTTAGGTATCTCACCATCCTCATCCTTGATCGCATCCTTCCACTGAAGTTTGGAATCCTTGTTACCATCTTTGTCCTTTTCCTTGTTTTTGTCCTTGTTTTTTTCCTTGCTCTTATCTTTGTCTTTCTGCTTTTCTTTGTCCTTTTTCTTCATCTTGGTTTTCAGTTCTttctttgtcttttttttcccctcaacTGGTGAAGCTAGTTTAGCCTTGTCCTCAAAAGTTTTTATAAGTGGCTCTGGAGTAGGAGGAGATGCAGAGGGAGAAGAAAAACATGGCTGACTTATAGACATACTGGGTGGAGTTTCCTGGTTGACCTTTCGAATCACTTCATTAATTGAGTCATCCATTGTCCATGAAATATCAGAACTGGATGTACCTCCTGAAGCAGGTAGTGGGGTGCTACATATTTTACCAAGACTACTGTTTGCTGCTGAAATCTTAGGAGTACTAGGTTCTGCTATTGTCAGTCTTTTTGGACTAGTAAAGACATCACCTTCAGATTCCGAGCCTGAGGAAAACTCAAATGGATCAGGTTCTTGTTCGGCACAAGCCCGTGCAATAACCGCATCAATCGAATCTTCAATTGTGTTGTCAGTCACTGATGGTTTTTTTGAGGGATTTTCGGCATTTAGTTTTTCAGAATCCTGTGATGTTTGATTTTGCTTTACTTGTATATTCTCTCTTCCAATCTTTTCACTTAAAGCAGCGAGTGGTGTACGGCTGGGCGTTTCTGTCTTAACAGTTGGCTGGGTTGCAGGGGCAGACGTTTTGGGGCTTTTGGGGCTCTTAGGACTTTTGGCACGTCCAGGAGACTTTTTCTCTTTTAGAGCATTTTTAGGTGACCGCAGTGGACTGCCTAGAACTGtagtcaaaggtgcggatttgggaGATTTTGTTTTTTGTCCTGGTGAACTTTTCGATTTGGATTTAGAGGTTAATGCTTTAGATTCTAAAGGTTTTGAAGAGGGAGTCTGAGGTTTAAGAATAGGAGAAAGCATTACTGGTTCTGAAGAAGAAATAGTCAAGTCAGAATTGTCCTGTATATGAGTGGGTGAAAGCATTGGAGACACCTTTTGCGTATTTATTGAACTAAGTGGCTCCCTTGGTTCCAATGCTCCATCCAAAATATCTCCTTTATTATTGGCTAACCGTTGCCGTTTTGAAAAAGGCATTTCCGCCTCTGGACTATCCAGTGGTCTTTTACTTAAATAGTTCTCATCATTAATAGTTTCATCTTCTTCCATCTCTCCTTCCTCATAAGGAACTTGCATAGCTTCTGCTGAAGTCCCACCATCTGTGGGTActtgctcctcttcttcctctgtgaaaataaaaaaataaaaattagacaACATTGAACTGAATGATACAAAAGGACACTGACAATACCTATAGCTACAGTATGTTATACATCTAACCAGAACTCTGTTGTTGAACTAGTGGAAGGCATCAAAGATGGCAACTATACTACATATTCCCATTATGTAGAAAGACTACAATTTGAACAGAACTTGGATAAATCAATGACACAAGTGACtataagaaactttgcaatatattatattagcaaactcggcttctttctccacttaagaGTCACTTCTCCCCTGCGTGACCCTGCCTTCTGAATTGGTCTTGCACCAaaattgtgcccccccccccccccagagtgcATGACAAGATTACCATAGTGTGTGTCAGGTTACATATTGTGTTTGCCCCTATAAGGTTGGAATAAAGGAAAGGAGGCGTGAACACCACAGTGAGAAAACAGGtggaagggggggaaaaaaagatCATTCTAGCTTTCTAAAATGTCTCTTCCCTCACCCCCAGAGCTGAATTCACATATACAATGCTCAGTAATGCTGTAGAATATTCTCTATGCTGCTGCTTCTATATGTGTGTTAGCTACGGGataaagagcaggaatccctctgtgctgtgctctgtATAGGATACATATCAGCTAGTCTcatcccaccagctcagagtcaattgCATAATAAGAGATAGAGCCTAGAGGTAACAAAAAGTGCAGGATACAAGTCCTTGCAGCGCCCACAGTAATAATGCTTTGTTTTTCTAGGCAAGAGAGCGGCTTTTCCATGGTGGTTCTCACTCTCCTGGGACAGACTCATGGAAATCAGGTGGAGCCACGATCTGACCAACACATCAGTCAATTGTTTCCATCAGAGTTGTGCCTGGTTCTTTGCACACATCTGTCTGGTGAGCATACTCTGGTTTATACTTTTATTAGATACTGTGAAAATGTGGGAATATATTCACCATAGAGCACTTTTTGTCTAAATTAGTCACAGGATACAAGGTCATATAATGGTCAAAAATTGTGTTATTCACCATGCACACATACAGGATACCCTTTAAAACCTATCTAAACAAATTAGTTTTTTTTAGGTAATGATTTTGCTGGCTGCAGCAGTGACCTACCTCAGCCAGTGTTTGGCTGAGAGGGCTTTGTTGGTGTACCAGTATTTGGCAGAAAGGGGATTTTTTGGTGTACCAGGGTTTGCCTGAGAGGGCTTTTTTTGGTGTACCAGAATTTGGCTGAGATGGCTTTTTTTGGTGTACCAGGGTTTGGCTGAAAGGGATTTTTTGGTGTACCAGGGTTTGGCTGAGAGGGCTTTTTTTGGTGTACCAGGGTTTGGCTGAGAAGGCTTTTTTGGTGTACCAGGGTTTGGCTGAGAGGGCTTTGTTTGGTGTACCAGGGTTTGGCTGAGAGGGCTTTGTTTGGTGTACCAGGGTTTGGCTGAGAGGTTGTTATGATGTACCAGGGTTTGGCTGAAAGGGCTTTTTTGGTGTACCAGGGTTTGGCTGAAAGGGCTTTTTTGGTGTACCATGGTTTGGCTGAAAGGGCTTTTTTGGTGTACCAGGGTTTGGCTGAAAGGGCTTTTTTGGTGTACCAGGGTTTGGCTGAAAGGGCTTTTTTGGTGTACCAGGGTTTGGCTGAAAGGGCTTTTTTGGTGTACCATGGTTTGGCTGAAAGGGCTTTTTTGGTGTACCATGGTTTGGCTGAAAGGGCTTTTTTGGTGTACCAGGGTTTGGCTGAGAGGGCTTTTATGGTGTACCAGGGTTTGGCTGAGAGGTTGTTATGATGTACCAGTGTTTGgttgagaggttt
Protein-coding sequences here:
- the TAF3 gene encoding transcription initiation factor TFIID subunit 3 isoform X1, which produces MCESYSRSLLRVSVAQICQALGWDSVQVTACDLLTDVLHRYLQQLCRGARRYSELYGRTDPVLDDVGQAFKLMGVNLHELEDYIHNIEPVTFPHQIPSFPVSKNNVLQFPPPGSKDVEDRKEYIPDYLPLIVSSQEEEEEEQVPTDGGTSAEAMQVPYEEGEMEEDETINDENYLSKRPLDSPEAEMPFSKRQRLANNKGDILDGALEPREPLSSINTQKVSPMLSPTHIQDNSDLTISSSEPVMLSPILKPQTPSSKPLESKALTSKSKSKSSPGQKTKSPKSAPLTTVLGSPLRSPKNALKEKKSPGRAKSPKSPKSPKTSAPATQPTVKTETPSRTPLAALSEKIGRENIQVKQNQTSQDSEKLNAENPSKKPSVTDNTIEDSIDAVIARACAEQEPDPFEFSSGSESEGDVFTSPKRLTIAEPSTPKISAANSSLGKICSTPLPASGGTSSSDISWTMDDSINEVIRKVNQETPPSMSISQPCFSSPSASPPTPEPLIKTFEDKAKLASPVEGKKKTKKELKTKMKKKDKEKQKDKDKSKEKNKDKNKEKDKDGNKDSKLQWKDAIKDEDGEIPKLKSKDLNDSEQKSKQKETSGKKEKEKHKDKKKEKGKKEKEKKEKGKDKNKEEKLKNAQSTPLVLPSKDVSLPILSTPNAVRLPSLMPSTSPLVPEKVTEDREKTKEKDKKKEKKEKKKKKDKEKVKEKEKEKKEKEKKDKDKEKHKHDKQVKVELSIPAPSPVIPRLTLRVGAGQDTIVISKVVSAPDAKTAPPPSLPKSPPPVPSPAPAPVLVIPPPVPAPPAPAAASPAPNPTPAAPGPNTGNSKTPYRSVVTETVSTYVIRDEWGNQIWICPGCNKLDDGSPMIGCDGCDDWYHWPCVGLTAEPEVDQWFCTKCDSKKKDKKHKKRKHKAH
- the TAF3 gene encoding transcription initiation factor TFIID subunit 3 isoform X2, with translation MCESYSRSLLRVSVAQICQALGWDSVQVTACDLLTDVLHRYLQQLCRGARRYSELYGRTDPVLDDVGQAFKLMGVNLHELEDYIHNIEPVTFPHQIPSFPVSKNNVLQFPPPGSKDVEDRKEYIPDYLPLIVSSQEEEEEEQVPTDGGTSAEAMQVPYEEGEMEEDETINDENYLSKRPLDSPEAEMPFSKRQRLANNKGDILDGALEPREPLSSINTQKVSPMLSPTHIQDNSDLTISSSEPVMLSPILKPQTPSSKPLESKALTSKSKSKSSPGQKTKSPKSAPLTTVLGSPLRSPKNALKEKKSPGRAKSPKSPKSPKTSAPATQPTVKTETPSRTPLAALSEKIGRENIQVKQNQTSQDSEKLNAENPSKKPSVTDNTIEDSIDAVIARACAEQEPDPFEFSSGSESEGDVFTSPKRLTIAEPSTPKISAANSSLGKICSTPLPASGGTSSSDISWTMDDSINEVIRKVNQETPPSMSISQPCFSSPSASPPTPEPLIKTFEDKAKLASPVEGKKKTKKELKTKMKKKDKEKQKDKDKSKEKNKDKNKEKDKDGNKDSKLQWKDAIKDEDGEIPKLKSKDLNDSEQKSKQKETSGKKEKEKHKDKKKEKGKKEKEKKEKGKDKNKEEKLKNAQSTPLVLPSKDVSLPILSTPNAVRLPSLMPSTSPLVPEKVTEDREKTKEKDKKKEKKEKKKKKDKEKVKEKEKEKKEKEKKDKDKEKHKHDKVKVELSIPAPSPVIPRLTLRVGAGQDTIVISKVVSAPDAKTAPPPSLPKSPPPVPSPAPAPVLVIPPPVPAPPAPAAASPAPNPTPAAPGPNTGNSKTPYRSVVTETVSTYVIRDEWGNQIWICPGCNKLDDGSPMIGCDGCDDWYHWPCVGLTAEPEVDQWFCTKCDSKKKDKKHKKRKHKAH